One Fundulus heteroclitus isolate FHET01 chromosome 1, MU-UCD_Fhet_4.1, whole genome shotgun sequence genomic window carries:
- the wfdc2 gene encoding WAP four-disulfide core domain protein 3 yields the protein MMGSRRYTIGALVLLFGTATHSYRVFHPEGPTTKPGQCPRFLTHFPSRLGCTCDQDCPENDKCCTYPCGSICVHPEFVKAECPRPKGMGSCEEKCTDDSDCCCGTKCCSNGCGHECTVPKIIKPGYCGLWSTNECGDFCRDDGYCPDDKKCCPSFCGHFCKDPI from the exons ATGATGGGGTCACGCAGGTATACAATAGGAGCACTGGTATTGTTATTTGGGACAGCTACGCACTCTTACAGAGTTTTTCATCCAGAAG GGCCAACAACCAAACCGGGCCAATGCCCACGTTTCCTCACACACTTTCCATCTCGTTTGGGCTGCACTTGTGATCAAGACTGTCCTGAAAATGATAAATGCTGCACTTACCCATGTGGATCTATCTGCGTGCATCCTGAGTTCG TAAAGGCAGAGTGTCCTAGACCAAAAGGCATGGGTTCATGTGAGGAAAAATGCACTGACGACAGTGACTGCTGCTGTGGTACGAAATGTTGCTCCAACGGCTGTGGGCATGAGTGCACAGTACCCAAAATAA TAAAGCCAGGTTACTGTGGTCTGTGGTCAACGAACGAGTGTGGGGATTTCTGCAGAGATGATGGTTATTGTCCAGATGACAAAAAGTGCTGCCCATCCTTCTGTGGTCATTTCTGCAAAGACCCCATCTAA
- the LOC118562962 gene encoding perlwapin-like yields MRMCSFTRVAFVFAFGLCVQGYTIYTKPAQPGCPDIKGKVGVCAELCSCDSDCRHGEKCCSNGCGHECMSTNPDKPGGCGPPWFSFLCGHPCHHDSDCPGQKKCCPTLCSYTCQEPYQPHCS; encoded by the exons ATGAGGATGTGCAGTTTTACAAgagttgcatttgtttttgcattCGGCTTGTGTGTCCAAGGTTACACCATTTATACTAAACCAG CTCAGCCAGGCTGTCCAGACATAAAGGGGAAGGTTGGTGTGTGTGCTGAACTCTGTTCCTGCGACAGTGACTGCCGACATGGTGAGAAATGCTGCTCCAACGGATGCGGGCACGAGTGCATGTCAACAAACCCAG ATAAGCCAGGTGGCTGCGGTCCTCCGTGGTTCTCTTTCTTATGCGGTCACCCCTGCCACCATGACAGTGACTGCCCTGGGCAGAAAAAGTGCTGTCccaccctttgcagctataCCTGCCAAGAGCCATACCAGCCACACTGCTCCTGA